The Paenibacillus beijingensis nucleotide sequence ATTTTCAAAGCGAACAAAAACTACTGGGCGGGCGCTCCTAAGATTGATCAAATTACGATGAAGTACATTAAAGAAGCATCCAACCGCCTCATGCTGCTGAAGAACGGCGACATCGACGTATCGATTGAACTGCCGCCGAAAGACTTGAAGGACCTTAAGTCCGCGACGAACCTGACGGTTCACTCCAACAGCAGCAACCGGATCTTGTTCCTGGCGATGAACATGAATAAAGAGCCTTTTACCAACCCGAAAGTACGTCAAGCGCTCTCTTACGCCGTACCTTACGATCAGCTGATTGAGGACGTGATGTTTAATGAAGCGCGTCCGATGAGAAGCTCCGTACCGAGCAACACGCCGGGCTCCACGGACGAGGGGTACGAATATCGCTACGATCTGGACAAAGCGAAGCAACTTCTGACCGAAGCCGGCTTTCCGAACGGATTCAACTTCGACCTAACTGTTGGTTCGGGCTACCCGGACTGGGATGACGATGCCATTCTGCTGCAAGCATCCTTCGCGAAAATCGGCGTCAATATGAACATCAAAAACGTTGCCCGTCCGCAATTCCTGGAAATGCAAAAACAAAGGACGATGGACGCTTATATCTCCAGATGGACTTCCATGGTGTACGATCCGAGCTGGCACTTGGGATTGCTGATGGACAGCAAGGGAACGGGCAACTACCACGGCTACAACAACCCGACAGTAGACCAGCTGCTGCAGCAGGCGAATGATGAAAGAGATGAAACGAAACGGATGGCGCTGTATCACCAAGCCCAGAAGATCATTACGGCGGATGCGCCTTGGCTGTACCTGTACCAATACAACCGGATCGTCGGCGTCAGCAACAACGTTACGGGCTACAAGTTCTATCCGGACGAATTCATTCGTTTCGCCGACCTGGACAAGGCGTAACAGCCGCCGTCAATCATCCGAGAATTCCACAGGGAGGTTAGCCGATGAGCGCCTTGCTTGAAGTAAAGGATTTAAAGACAGAATTTCTTACCGGCAACGGACCTGTACGCGTCGTTGACGGAGTCGATCTTGTGTTGAACAAGGGCGAAACATTGGGTGTCGTCGGTGAATCCGGGTGCGGCAAAAGCGTGACCTCCATGTCGATTATGGGATTGCTTCCGAAAGGGCAAAGCCGCATTGCAGGCGGAGATATCCGCTTCCGCGATCAAAGCCTGCTCTCTCTGTCCGCGAAGGAAATGCGGCAAGTCCGCGGCAACCGGATTGCGATGATTTTTCAGGAACCGATGACGTCCTTGAATCCGGTTTTCAAAATCGGGAACCAAATCAGCGAAGCGCTTCGCTTCCATAAGAACATCAGCAAAAAAGAAGCGTGGAGCCAAGCGGTCGGGATGCTGAAGAAAGTCGGCATCCCCCGCCCCGAGCAAATTGCGCAGGAATATCCCCATCAGCTGTCGGGCGGAATGCGGCAGCGCGTGATGATTTCGATGGCGATGGCCTGCAATCCCGAAGTGCTGATTGCCGACGAACCGACGACCGCGCTCGATGTCACGATCCAGGCGCAAATTCTTGAGCTCATGCGGGAACTGCAGCACGAGCAAGAAACGGCTATTATGCTGATTACTCATGATCTCGGCGTTGTG carries:
- a CDS encoding ABC transporter ATP-binding protein gives rise to the protein MSALLEVKDLKTEFLTGNGPVRVVDGVDLVLNKGETLGVVGESGCGKSVTSMSIMGLLPKGQSRIAGGDIRFRDQSLLSLSAKEMRQVRGNRIAMIFQEPMTSLNPVFKIGNQISEALRFHKNISKKEAWSQAVGMLKKVGIPRPEQIAQEYPHQLSGGMRQRVMISMAMACNPEVLIADEPTTALDVTIQAQILELMRELQHEQETAIMLITHDLGVVAETCQRVVVMYAGQVVEEAEVGMLFKHPLHPYTKGLLGSLPQLAGEKKRLEPIVGSVPTPGNMPSGCRFAPRCAYRTDACLEAQPALLEVDKGHKCSCILYREGEQ
- a CDS encoding ABC transporter substrate-binding protein — protein: MKKWWAGFWAVVLVLSLVGCSSGKSNDAATPSSSTGSANSGSGDNSAGSKTLTVAWQAVASTLDPVNATSDILAVNAYDRLIGYEVSPGDGDAAKAFGLKPMLAKSWTISEDGLTYTFQLQDNASFQSGNPVTANSVKFSLERMRDSATGGFTYGLTQIESITVQDDKTIVLKLKKANPKLLQMLAMYWFSILDDKLVQEKGDAYVNDHAVGSGPYIIEKWDPSSEVIFKANKNYWAGAPKIDQITMKYIKEASNRLMLLKNGDIDVSIELPPKDLKDLKSATNLTVHSNSSNRILFLAMNMNKEPFTNPKVRQALSYAVPYDQLIEDVMFNEARPMRSSVPSNTPGSTDEGYEYRYDLDKAKQLLTEAGFPNGFNFDLTVGSGYPDWDDDAILLQASFAKIGVNMNIKNVARPQFLEMQKQRTMDAYISRWTSMVYDPSWHLGLLMDSKGTGNYHGYNNPTVDQLLQQANDERDETKRMALYHQAQKIITADAPWLYLYQYNRIVGVSNNVTGYKFYPDEFIRFADLDKA